In the genome of Chlamydiales bacterium, the window GCGTTCGCCAAAACCAGAATCTCCTTCTCTCCATGGCAATGCAGCAGGCTTTTCATGTCTTGCAGATGCCCATCATGGAGCTCGAACACTGGTTAAAAAACGAGATCGAGCAGAACCCGGTTTTGGAATATGAAGATCGGATAGATGAAGAGGAGGAAAAAGAGCTCGACTTCGACCAGAATCGGCCTGGAGCGTTTGAGATGGTGGATCAAGAGTCTGAAGCCCCGCTTTTCGAAGAGCAGATGCATGAGCTCTCTCTCTTTGCACACCTCATGGTCCAAGCAGAGATGGCGCTCTCTCCAGAAGAGCTCAAGGTTGCAGAGCTATTAATCGGGAATCTAGATGAGAGAGGCTTTCTCAGCACACCTCTCTCTACACTCTTCTCTAAAGATGAGCTTAGCCTTGCCGAGCTCGTCCTCAGCAAGGTTCAAACATTTGATCCTCCAGGCGTTGCAGCCTGCAGTTTAAAAGAGTCTCTTCTTCTTCAGCTGTGTTTGAAGGGAAAAGAACATACTCTTGCCTACTCTCTGATTGAGCTTCATTTTGAAGAGCTCGTCCACAATCGCCTCCCTCTTCTCCAAAAAAAACTTGGCTGCACAAGTGAAGAGCTTCAAAAAGCGATCTTCCAGGAGATTGCAAACTTAGATCTACATCCCGCTTCGCGTTTTAATCTCGATCCCGTTCAGCCCATCATCCCCGATCTAATTCTTTCGAAAGAGGAAGAGGAGTGGAAGGTAGAGGTTAACGAGGAGGCTCTTCCCTCCTTTCGCGTGGCTCCCGTTTTTCTTGATGCGAGCGAGAATCCTTCGCAAGAGAATCGTTTCTTTAGACGCCAGATTGCCGCGGCAAGGTGGCTCGAGCGGATCCTGGAAAAAAGACGTAAAACACTCCAAGAGATCGGCGCTTTTCTGATTAAAAAACAGGCGGCATTTTTAAACGGAGAGACCAGCGCGCCTCTTCCTCTAATGATGCAAGAGCTAACAACAGCGCTTTCGCTTCACCACTCGACGATTGTCCGCGCAGTCTCGAGCAAGTATGTTCTCTGCAGGCAGGGGCTTCTACCTCTGCGCAGCTTCTTCACCCACTCTATCCAAAAAGAGAGCAGCGCTGAAGTCTCCTCAGAACAGGTGAAAGAGATCTTGCGCGCACTCGTGGAAAAAGAGGATAAACACTCTCCCCTTTCAGATCAGGCTCTCTCAAAGCGCATTCAGCGCGAAGGGATCCCTGTTGCAAGACGCACAGTCACTAAGTATAGAAAAGCGCTAAGAATCGCCTCCGCTACCGCCCGCAAGAATCACTTTTAAAGTAGGCGACTACTAGTATTTTCCAGCGGAGGGAGAGCTTCTTCTGCTTCTCTATGGAGTGCAAGATTTCTGAAGGAGCGAGCTTTGAAAAAGTTACGATCTCTTCATCCGTTAAACGGACCATCACAAAGAGCGCCTCTTCGGGTTTTGGGAGTATCGC includes:
- the rpoN gene encoding RNA polymerase factor sigma-54; the encoded protein is MNNLLLGQLPQVGVRQNQNLLLSMAMQQAFHVLQMPIMELEHWLKNEIEQNPVLEYEDRIDEEEEKELDFDQNRPGAFEMVDQESEAPLFEEQMHELSLFAHLMVQAEMALSPEELKVAELLIGNLDERGFLSTPLSTLFSKDELSLAELVLSKVQTFDPPGVAACSLKESLLLQLCLKGKEHTLAYSLIELHFEELVHNRLPLLQKKLGCTSEELQKAIFQEIANLDLHPASRFNLDPVQPIIPDLILSKEEEEWKVEVNEEALPSFRVAPVFLDASENPSQENRFFRRQIAAARWLERILEKRRKTLQEIGAFLIKKQAAFLNGETSAPLPLMMQELTTALSLHHSTIVRAVSSKYVLCRQGLLPLRSFFTHSIQKESSAEVSSEQVKEILRALVEKEDKHSPLSDQALSKRIQREGIPVARRTVTKYRKALRIASATARKNHF